In Phycisphaerales bacterium, the sequence GACGACACCGTCTCGCTCATCGCCCGCTCGGGCGCGCAGCACGCCGACACCGCCGACGCCGGGCTGAGCGGGGCCAGGATCGGTCCCACCGTCGCGATCCCCGACGCCGCGTGCCACGCGCACAGCCCCACCGTCCCCGCGATCGCCAGAAGCACGCCCACCGTCCCCACCACCGACCCGATCGTCCCCTTGCTCTTGAGCGACCAGTTCAAACCCAGCATCACGCAGAACGCCATGAACGGCAGCACCGAGAACGCCAGGATCACCCCCGCCTCGGGCAAGACCACCGGCACCGCCCCACCACCGCTCTGCGAGATCTCCACCCCGCCGCTCCGCCCAAGCCCACCCACCAGCACATACAACCCCGCGAGCATCACCGTCCCCACAGGCACCGCGAGCAGCGGCAGCAGATACATGATCAGCCCGCGCAACTTCCCCTTGAGATACGCCGACGCCGTGATCGGTGTCGTCAGCAACAGGTCCAGTGTCCCGTCCTCTCGCTCGCGTGAGATCGCTGTCCCCGCTGTGTTCACCGCCACCAGCGCGATCGTTGCCAGTTCCGCCCACGCCGTCGCCGACAACGCCAGCCGGAACTCGTCGCTCGTCATCTGCCCGACGTGGAAGAGATAGATCAACAGCACGCCAAAGAGCGCGCCCATCCCGATGAAGACCCACCGCGCGACCGTCTTCCCCAAGGTCGCCTGCCGCGCCGCCGCCTCACGCCACGCGATCGGATTCGTCCACACCGCCCGCGGCGGCCTGTGCTCCGCGTTCGCCGCGCCAAACCCAAACATCTTGCGATACCATGGCACTCCCCCCCCGCCCTCGCCCGCGATCCCCAGGAACCCTCCCGCGCGAACCGTCACCGTCGAGGCGATCATCGTCACCAGACTCAGCACCGCGCTCCCCGCGCACCACGTCGTCACTGGCTTCTCCAGAAGCCACCGCAAAATCATCGATGTCTGGCTCCCCTCCGGAGCCCTCGGATACGACACCGGATCAAGCAGCGCCCGCAGCGTGAGGAACGGATTGAGGGCCGTCATCACCGTCACGCGGCTTCCGCCCACGCCCGCTTGCAAAAACTCGTCCACCGCCCACGTCGCACCCAGATACCCCACCACCGCGACATAAAAAATGAAAAACGCCCGCTTGCCCGCGGCCCGGCTCACTGAAAGCGCAATCGCGATCGCCCCAACCACCAACGCCGCACACACCGCGATCGCGTAACTCAAGAAAATCGACGACCCCGGCACGCCGCCGAAGTACTGCGTGAGCGCAAACAGCGGCAGGCTCGCCCCGAGCAGCGCCACCACGAAGAACAGCCGCCCGAAGAGATTTCCCAGCACGATCTGCGTCGCCGACAGAGGCGTCGTGAGCAGCACCTCCCACGTCCGAGGCGACGACTCCTGCGCGATCGCCGCCCCCATGAAGACCGGGGCCAGAATGCAGATCAGGAAGACCTGGACGTTGGCGATCGCCGCGAACGCCGTCGAGGCCGCCGCCGCCAGTTCGCGATAACTCAGGCTCCCAGCCGAGGTCTTGATGAGCAGCAGCCACAAGAGCGCCACGATGAGCAGGGCCAGGTACGCCGACCGGATGTACATGTGCCGAGCCCGCCGCGACCCGTTCTGCACCAGCCGAACCGCGATCGGGTTCAGGGGCACAAGCCGCAGCAGCCAGCGAAGGAAAATCGGCATGGGTTCAGGATAGGAAGGGGGGAAAACCAAATGGCCAAAGGGACAAATGGCCAAATTACCAAATGAAAGGCGACAAGCGAGTTCCATGGCCGGCGATCACCGCGATCGACGTTGGCTCCTCTCTCTACCGCCACCACATGCCCAAGGTTCCACACCACGACCCGCCTCATCTTCTCTGGTCATTTGGCAATTTGGCCATTTGCCCATTTGGAAATTTCCACACCCCCCTATCCTCCACTCCCCAGGGCTCGTGCCCGGCGTGGTGGGGTGGCAGAGCGGTTGAATGCGCCGGACTTGAAATCCGGTAGGGGGCTTGTCCTCCTCGGGGGTTCGAATCCCCCCCCCACCGTTCGTCTTGGTGGCCCGCCTCTCCAGAGGCGGGTCCTCAGAACTCTCCTCGGCCGGCCCATGAACCAACGCCAGGCACGAAGACTCACCGGTCTCCTCTTCTGGCTCGGCACCAGCCTCGGCCTCGCCATCGCGCTCACAGGCATGACCTGGTATCCCACCAGACCAACGACATCACCCGTCGCCGACATCCTCTCCTTTCTCACGTCCTCGATCATCGTGGCCACGGTGATCGCCATCGTCCTGGGCACGATCCTCGGCCTGGTCGCCGCCATCTCCCACACCTCGGGCCACATACCCCCCGAGGCCTATGGGTACACCACACCACGCCAGGTCGCCGACGCCCAACGCTCCACCGCCGCCAAGTTCGGAGCCTTCGGCCTCGCCATGCTCCCAACCAGCGCCCTCTTCGCGCTCTCCTCGCTCTTCGCACGACACCTCTTGCCAAACTCGACGCTGGTGCCCAATCACGTCCTCAGCGTGCTCGCCACAAGCGTCCTCCTGCTTGCCTCTCCCATCCTCCTCGCCATCGTCACCTGGCTCCTCGCCAAACCCCTCCGCACCTGGATCGCCAACAAGCCCCACGACGACCGCGATGATCCAGTCCCCCACTGCCAATCCTGTAACTACCCACGCACCGGCCTCGACCAAGATGCCCCCTGCCCCGAATGCGGCATGCCCTTCTCTCCACTCACTCCTCAGAATCCCGCGGCCCATGCTCCCTCGCCATCAGTTCGCTCTGCAGACGAATAGCCGCATCCTCGAGGCGATCCATACTTCAATTTCCCAGTTCAATACTGATACGCCACTGCGTATTCGCATATATTCAACTTGACCAACTAAAATCGGACACTATTATCCATATTGGTCGCTCGCAGTAGTGCTCTGGAGGCATTCCCCATGCGATCGGTCATGTGTTTCATCGCGTTCATTCTGTGTTCGAGTGTTGCGCACGCAGACCTGCGGCGCGAAGCCACAATTCCAATCAACTTTGACACCTCCACACCGATTGGTGGAGTTGTGATTGCATCATTCCAGTGGATCGACATTCCTGCGGATCGCATCCGTGCGATGAGTCTTGATGTGCTTGTGTCTCAGGATGGCGATGCGGACCTCGCCGGACTCTGGGACTGGGATGCGGATGCACCTCTCTATTTGGTCACCCTCGAAGGTCAGGGCTGGATGCACTCCAGCGCCAGCGTGCCACCACCCTTCGACCGATGGCACATCAACGGCCAAGGCTTTGTCCATCCTCAGTTCGCCTATCTCGCACAACCCGAGTCTCCACCAACCACGTATCTCCAGCGCGCCGAACTACGAGTGATCTATGTGCCTTGGTGTGTCGCCGATTATGACAACGGATCCGGCGCAGGCTTCCCCGATCGTGGTGTCACCATCGACGACCTCCTCTTCTACCTTCCACTCTTCGCCACTGGGAATACGAACGCAGACCTCGACGACGGAACGGCCACGGGCACGCAGGACGGCGGCATCACCATCGACGATCTCCTCTATTTTCTCACGCACTTCTACGAGGGGTGCTAACCCACTTTCTCGCCCTCTACTCAATCCCCAGATCCCGAATCGTGAACAACGACTCGAACATCAGCCCCGCGCCCTCGATGTTCTCTCTCGCCCCGCCCTGCGCCTCCAACCGATCGATCGTCGCGATCACGCCCAGCACCCGCGCTCCCGCCTCGCGCAGCACCTTGACGGCCTCGATCGCCTGCCCGCCCGTCGTCGCCACGTCCTCCACCAGCACCATCACGTCCCCCGCGTTCACCACGCCCTCCAACTGCTTCGACGTGCCATAGTCCTTCTTCTGGTTCCGCACGAACACGCTGGGCAACCCAGTCTCCAGACTCGCCACCGTCACCAGCGGGATCCCGCCCAGTTCCGCCCCAGCCAGCCGCGCAACCTTGACGCCCGCGCGCTCACCCATCGCCCGCACGCGCTCCGCAAACATCGGCCCCAGTCTCCGCAGCAACTCGGGCCGCGTCGAGAAGAGGTACTTGTCCAGATAGAACGAACTCGTCCGCCCCGACCGCAGCGTGAACATCCCACGAAGCAGCGCCACCTCCGCGATCGCCCGCGCCAGATTCTCCCGCTCGCTCATCGTCACGCTCCGCTTCCGCATGCCTTCCGCCTTTGTGTACCCCCACGCTCCGCGTGGGGAGTTCCTCGCCGACTCCCTCTCAACAAACGCTCTTCGGTCCTCGCCCGTGAATCTAGGCAACGCCCACACGCCATCGCCCGCAGATTCTCCGAGAATTCAACCGCCAACCCGAAACAGCCCCCGCGCTCCCACCCAATCATTCATTGGGCCACACACCATGGACCCAAAGGAGACCACCATGCGCACGCCCACTCGTCGCCTCTGGACTGGAGCCTTGCCTTTGAAGGCGCTCTCGCTTCTCCTCCTCGCGGGCGCACTCTCACCCATCACCCTCGCCGATCCGCCGGCTCCCGCCGCCGACCCCCTCGCCGGCCCGCGCGTCCCCGATCCCGACGCCGACCGCAAAGCCCCCACCCTCATCGAGCGCGATGCCGATGGCCACATCAAGCGCCTCGAGATCACCGCCGAGGAAGTCGCCCTCGACAAACTCAAACTCACCGCCAAGGAACGCCGCAAAGCCAACGAGATCGTCGATCGCCGGCGCGTCGGACTCGATCGCGTCGTGATTGGCAACGTCCCCCTCATCATCCGCCTGCACAACGCCGCCGAGGCCGGCGATAAGCCCGAACTCAAGTCCGCCTTCCAGGAGTTCATCCGCCTCTACGAGGCCGAGGTCGGCCAGGAAAAGGCCAAGGACCAGATCGCCGAAGTCCTCTCACGCGAGCATGCCACCCAGTTCAACGCCCTTATCGAGGCGTACTGGAAATCCATTGCCGAGGAGGCCCTCGCCGACGCCAATGACTCCGGCATCACACCCGCCGAAGCCATCGGCGCCGAGATCGCCAGCGCCATCGGCAAGGAGATCAAGCGCTCCTACGAGCGCCAGGTGCAATATCGCGCCGAGGACCTCGACCACTTCCTCGAGGTCGTCGAGGCGACTCCAAAGCAGGAAAGCACCATCCGCGCCCAGGCCCTCGAGTTCGCCCAGAAGACCCTCCAAAGGCCCACCATCGCCCAGCGCGAGGCCTTCATCAAGAAAGTCTTCGCCGAACTCACCCCGGCCCAACGTGCCAAGGTCATGAAGGAATACCTCGACCCCGCCAAGCCCGCCGCCGACACCCCCGGCGAAATGGGCGGCTCCATGGATGGATCCATGAGCGGGTCCATGGACGGCTCAATGGACAGCGACTCCAAAGACGCCAAGCCCGCCAACACCGACAAGAAACCTGATAAGAAATCAGACAAGCCAAAGTGAGTCGCGTCGGGGCTCACACCCACTCCACGCCCGAAAACTCCCTCGCCCGTCCCGATCCACAAGCCCCCACCACGCCTCGACCTACACTTTTCGCCCGTTCCCGCCCGAGCGTCGCCGGATCCTCCGGCCTGCCGCATCCAAGCGGGAACGCACCGAAATCGCGCCCGGAGTCCGTGCCCTCGCACGAGCCCCAGGCCGCCACGTCACGACGCACACGGCCCGGCACTCCCGCGCCCGATGAAGGAAGGATCGCCCCCATGCTCAGTCGCACCCGCCTGATGGCCCTCACCGCGACGGCCTCCATGGCCCTCTCGAGCCTCTGCCTCGCCCAACTCGTCCTTCCCCCCGTCGCCCCACCCCCCGAGAGCGACCCATCCTTCGAGATGCCCCCCAAGCCCATCGCCCCGCCGGTCGCGACGCCCATCAACCCTTCAAAGCCCAAGCCCGAGCCGATCGTCATCCCCGAGGGCGTGAAGTACACCTCCCTCGTCGAGCGTGACGCCGAGGGCAAACTCATCCCCCTCGCTGTCCCCACCGACTGGGCCGCCCTCAAGAACAACACGCTCCTCGACGACGCCCAGCGTCCCGCGATCGAGAAGTATCTCGCCGAGCGCAAGGCCCACCTACGCACCATGGTCGCCCAGAACCTCGACCTCATCGAAGAGATCGAGAACGGCGCCCTCAACAAACTCAACGCCGACAACCTTGCCGATCGCAAGAATGGCGAGATGCAGCGCGTCACCAACATCGCCCGCCCGCTCATGCCCCCCAAGTCCGCACCCGACCTCGCCAAGGACCTCACCGACAAGGGCCTCTTCACCCCCGTCCAGGGCGCACTCCACAAGAAGATCACCAAGGAATACGCCGACGCCCTCCTGAAGGACGCCAACGCCGCCGACAAGAGCCAGACCCTTGTCAACACCCTCCGCTCCATCTTCAACCAGGGCCTCGAAGAGACACGCACCATCCACCAGGAGATGCTCGCCGCCGCCGCCGCCCATGCCGATGACCTCGCCGCCAAGGGCGTCCTCTCCGACTCCGCGATCGCCAAGGCCCTCAATGCCATCGACGCCAGCGCACCCCTCGCCGCCAAGGCCAAGGCCGCCAGCGACGCGCTTGCCTCCCTCTCCCTCGATCAGCGCAAGGCCATCATGACCAGCCTCGCCGAGATGATGAACAGCGCCAAGAACTGATCGCACATCCAGCACTCAACCACAAGCCCGCTCCGGGTACCACCACGCTCCGCGTGGTGTTTTTTTACACCTCAGGCCGCATCATCGGAAACGCGATCACATCCCGGATCGTCCGCTGATTCGTCAGGAGCATCGCCAACCGGTCGATCCCCAGCCCCATCCCACCCGCCGGCGGCATGCCCACGCGCAGCGCCCGCAGGAAATCATGGTCCATCGTGCGATACGTGCTCTCCTCCGCCGACTTGTCCGTGTCCAATCCCTTGAGTTGCTCCCTGAACTTCGCCTCCTGCACGTCCGGATCATTGAGTTCCGTGTAGTGCGGCGCCAGTTCCATCCCCGCCACGAACAAGTCCGCCCGGTCCGCCAGGAGCGGATTCTCCCGCTTTGGCCTCGTCAGCGGGCTGATCGCGCTCGGATAGTCCGTGATGAACGTCGGCACGCTCGGGTCCAGTTGCGCCTCGCCACCCTTCTGCTTGTGCTCGAACAACTCGTTCACCACCATGATCTCGTCCATCGCGTCGATCGCCGCCCCCAACTTCGGCTCCATCTTCTTGAGGAGCGCCCGCGCCTTGCCGCCGTCCGACATCGGGAACCCATACGCCTTCTCGAACAACTCGGCATACGACCGCCGCGCGAACGCCTTGCCGTAATCGATCGTCAGATCCCCGAACGCAAGCACCGGCGCCGCTCCCGCCCCGCCCGCCAACTCCGCCACATACGTCGCCGCGTCACGGATGATCGACTCGGTCAACTCCATCACCGTCTCGACATCTCCGAACGCGTGGTACGCCTCCAGCATCGTGAACTCCGGGTTGTGCTGCTTGTCCAGCCCCTCATTCCGGAAGTTCCGATTCACCTCAAAGACCTTCGGCAATCCACCCACCAGCAGCCGCTTCAGATACAACTCCGGCGCGATCCGCATGTACAAGTTGATCTGCAGCGCGTTCATGTGCGTGACAAACGGCCGGGCCGCCGCCCCGCCCGCCAGCGTCTGCAGCATCGGCGTCTCGACCTCCAAGTACCCGCGAGTCTCCATGAACCTGCGGATCCGCGACACGATCCGCGACCGCATCACCAGCACCGACGCCGACTCCGGATTCGCCCACAGGTCCACATACCGCTGCCGATACCGAAGTTCAACGTCCGCCAGCCCCTCGTGCTTCGCCGGCGGCGGCTGCAAGCACTTCGCCGCAGGCCACAACTCCTGCGCCCACACCGTGATCTCCCCCGCCCGAGTCTTCATTACACGCCCCCGCGCCACCAGCACATCGCCAAGATCCGTGTACTTCGCCAGATCAAACCCGGGCGACGCCACGTCCCGCTGGCTCACCGCCACCTGGATGTCACCCGCGTCGTCCCGCACCTGCATCCACACCAACTTCCCCTGATCGCGATGCAACACCACCCGCCCCGCGATCGTCACGACGGGTCGCGGATCGACAAACCCCTCCGGCGGCGTCTTCCCCGCCGCCGCCACCGCCTCATCCGCGCTCGGGTCGTGACACGCCTTCGCCGCCGCAGTGCTCAACCGCTCGCCCGTCGCCAGTCCATACGGCTCCAGACCCAACGCGCGCACCCGCTCGCGATTCTCGCGGCGCTGCGCCTCCAGATGGTGCAACTCGTTCGACGACTCAGACTCTGGCTTGGGTGTTTCGCTCGACATCGCCGACATTCTTGGCGACCGCCACGCCCAACGCGCACAACCGTTTCCGATCGCAACCCGGATGCACCCCAAAGAAGAGACAGGCCCCGGTGGTGCTCCGGGGCCTGCCATTCGCGTTCGAAGGAGAAACGCGGGGAGTGCGCTCGAACGATAGTCTCAGCACCCGGCGTTGAATCGGGCCAGGTAGTACAGCAGGTCGTCGATCGTCACGCCGCCATCCTGAGTGCCCGTCCCAGTCCCATCGTCCACGTCCGCCGAGATGAGGCCCTGGTTGAAGATCGACAGGTAGTACAACAGGTCGTCGATCGTCACGCCGCCGTCGGGAGTTCCCGTGCCCGTGCCGTCATCCACGTCGGCGACGCACACCGGCCCGCCGCACGTCGTCCCGTTGCCCTGGTACACGCCGCCCAGCGTCGCGCACCGGTTCGCCAGTTCGATCGTGCAGAATCCGCCGCCAAAGTCGCACGCACCGGTCACAAACGTCACCGTCGCCGGATCACTCGTCACGCTCCCGCAGTCGTTGGTGATGATGCAGCGGTATCGACCGCCGCGGTCTCCGCCGCCCTCCGACATCCCGATGCGCAACTGGCTCTTGTGCGTCCCCTCATACTCCCAGAACGTCACCGAATCGAACCCGTTGCACGACTCGGGGCAGTCCGTCCACGTCCCAGAGCTCGTCTCGTGCTGCCACTGATAGTTCAGAGGCCCAGACCCCGACGCGAAGCAGTTGAGCGACACGCCAAAGCCCGTGTAGTTCGTCACCACGTTGTCCTTCGGCGGCATTCCGATCCGCGGCAACTCACACGCCACGCCCGTAAGATAAATCACACCCGTCGTCCCCGTGACATGACTCACGGGAAGACCCGGAGCGCACGTGTTCCGATCGTCCGTCGCGTTGATCAGGATCGCGTTCCCGTCGCCGCTCAGCCCGATCGGCTGACCGAAAGAAAACCCGCTCCCCAGGATCGGGTCCGACGGATTATCAATCGTCGCCAGATAGTCGTTCAAGAACATCGGAACGCCGCTATTGATCGATGGCTTCCAGATAAACGGCACGCCGCCAACACACGGCCCGCCGCTCGAATACCCCACAATCCCCACCGCCGTGTTCGCGTCGTCGCTCACACCCAGCACCGCGATGTTGCACAGCGATCCGCCCAGCGTCGGATGCGTCGACGGGAATGAGCCGAGCACCGTCGGCGTCCATGTCGTCCCCGAGCCCGTCCACTTGATCAGGTCAAAGGTCCCCTGAATGCTCCCCACGATCGCCGTCCCATCCCGCGTCGGGATCGAGTTGCGATACCCACCAGTATCCAAAATTGTCTGCGAGAAGTCGGCGTTCCCGTTCACGTCCGGCCCGCCGTTCCACGTCCACACGCACAACCGACGGCTCGATGTCTCATACCCCACGATCACGGTGCCGTTGTTGTTGACATAGTCCGCGCGTGTCGTCCCGCTCGTCAGGATGTTCCCACCCACGTCGAACGAGTCACCAGCCGAGGGCAACATCGCGAACGAACCGAGCACCGAGTCATACCGGAACGCCCGGAATCGACCACAGATCCCGCCAAACGGCGCCACCACATCGATGTATCCGCCGCCTACCACATATTTCCCGTCGCCCGAGATGTCATACGCGTCGTTGATAGTCGCATCACACCGCGTCGCATCAAAGAAGTTCCCCGAGCCAAGCGGAAACTCCACGTGATCGAACCCACGGATGTGCGACCATGTGCCGCCAGAGTACCGATGCCCAAGGTTCCGAATGGCACACGGCGGCGTCAGCGGCGGATTCGTACCGTTGAAGCAGTTCAGCGAGTGCCAATCCGAGAAGTTCCCCGCCTCGCCCAAGCCAACCACCGAGCCATCGCTCGACAGCGTCACGTTGCCGCCTTCCCAGAACGCGCCCGCGAGCGTCGACGTCCCGACGCCGCGAACATACTTCTGGATCACATACTCATTGATCCCCGCGTCATACACCGGTGCCGCGAACGTGTTCCCGTCCTGGCTGATGTCCTGCGCGTTCGACAACCCCGTGTGCACGAACGAGAAATGCGGCTGCGCCACCGCGCCCGCCGCCATCGCCAAGGCCCCGGTCATTCCAACAACGCTCCACGTCCTCATGTCCATCCTCCACATTCGTGCGCATCACCGTTGACAAAGTGATGGCGAGGTGATTCCAAAGTCAAAATCCACTTGGCGTTGCGCCTGGTGCGCCGCCCACACGCTCATGCTACTGAATACCACCAATCCTGTCAACATTTTCTCTAGAGAAAACTCTATGGACAATTGCCCGGTGTAAACACCGGGTATCAGCCGCTCACATGGTCAAGAAACTGGCTTCCCGCCCACAGATACCCCCACAACCGTCCGATCCTCGCACAACGGCGTCTTGGCCCCAGGCTCCTTCACCAAGTCTGCCAGCGTCGAACCCTGATAGATCTCGATAATCGCCGCAATGGCCTTATCCGCCCGCCGATGGAGCGGGCACAACGCCGAGCCGTGGCTCTTCAGCCCAAGCGGGCATGTCTCGATCCGTTTGAGGGTCTCCACCGCGTTGATCACGTCCAGGAGATTGATCTCCGACGCCGGCCTCGACAGCCGATACCCCCCGCCCACGCCCCGACGCCCATCCACGAGCCCCGCGCTCGACAACTGCTGCAATACCTTCGCCAGGTAGTTCACAGGTACTTTCGTCTGCTCGGCCAACGTCGACGTCGCCACCAGCGAGTCATAGAGCGCCAGGCATGCCATCGCACGCAACGCGTACTCCGCCGTCTGTGAGAACATCATGCCTCCGAAATCGACTCGAACTCCTAGACCAGTGGTCTACCCGCCAGAGGATGAATCCTAGCGGGCCCCGACCAGCACCGCATTCCCCGCAGGCTTTCCGGCCGCCATGCCGCGTCCACACGCGATCGCGCGTCCTAGCCCGGGAAATCGCAACAGCCAGAGCGAGTTCAACACCACCGCGAGCGTCCCGCCCTCGTGCGCCACCACACCCCAGCCCACATCAATCGGC encodes:
- a CDS encoding ABC transporter permease subunit — its product is MPIFLRWLLRLVPLNPIAVRLVQNGSRRARHMYIRSAYLALLIVALLWLLLIKTSAGSLSYRELAAAASTAFAAIANVQVFLICILAPVFMGAAIAQESSPRTWEVLLTTPLSATQIVLGNLFGRLFFVVALLGASLPLFALTQYFGGVPGSSIFLSYAIAVCAALVVGAIAIALSVSRAAGKRAFFIFYVAVVGYLGATWAVDEFLQAGVGGSRVTVMTALNPFLTLRALLDPVSYPRAPEGSQTSMILRWLLEKPVTTWCAGSAVLSLVTMIASTVTVRAGGFLGIAGEGGGGVPWYRKMFGFGAANAEHRPPRAVWTNPIAWREAAARQATLGKTVARWVFIGMGALFGVLLIYLFHVGQMTSDEFRLALSATAWAELATIALVAVNTAGTAISREREDGTLDLLLTTPITASAYLKGKLRGLIMYLLPLLAVPVGTVMLAGLYVLVGGLGRSGGVEISQSGGGAVPVVLPEAGVILAFSVLPFMAFCVMLGLNWSLKSKGTIGSVVGTVGVLLAIAGTVGLCAWHAASGIATVGPILAPLSPASAVSACCAPERAMSETVSSGMGGLVSARIALAMGAVVAIGAWSLVCYGIHSAMVRTFDMTVRKLAGQR
- the pyrE gene encoding orotate phosphoribosyltransferase, producing MSERENLARAIAEVALLRGMFTLRSGRTSSFYLDKYLFSTRPELLRRLGPMFAERVRAMGERAGVKVARLAGAELGGIPLVTVASLETGLPSVFVRNQKKDYGTSKQLEGVVNAGDVMVLVEDVATTGGQAIEAVKVLREAGARVLGVIATIDRLEAQGGARENIEGAGLMFESLFTIRDLGIE
- the lysS gene encoding lysine--tRNA ligase, with translation MSSETPKPESESSNELHHLEAQRRENRERVRALGLEPYGLATGERLSTAAAKACHDPSADEAVAAAGKTPPEGFVDPRPVVTIAGRVVLHRDQGKLVWMQVRDDAGDIQVAVSQRDVASPGFDLAKYTDLGDVLVARGRVMKTRAGEITVWAQELWPAAKCLQPPPAKHEGLADVELRYRQRYVDLWANPESASVLVMRSRIVSRIRRFMETRGYLEVETPMLQTLAGGAAARPFVTHMNALQINLYMRIAPELYLKRLLVGGLPKVFEVNRNFRNEGLDKQHNPEFTMLEAYHAFGDVETVMELTESIIRDAATYVAELAGGAGAAPVLAFGDLTIDYGKAFARRSYAELFEKAYGFPMSDGGKARALLKKMEPKLGAAIDAMDEIMVVNELFEHKQKGGEAQLDPSVPTFITDYPSAISPLTRPKRENPLLADRADLFVAGMELAPHYTELNDPDVQEAKFREQLKGLDTDKSAEESTYRTMDHDFLRALRVGMPPAGGMGLGIDRLAMLLTNQRTIRDVIAFPMMRPEV
- a CDS encoding Rrf2 family transcriptional regulator translates to MFSQTAEYALRAMACLALYDSLVATSTLAEQTKVPVNYLAKVLQQLSSAGLVDGRRGVGGGYRLSRPASEINLLDVINAVETLKRIETCPLGLKSHGSALCPLHRRADKAIAAIIEIYQGSTLADLVKEPGAKTPLCEDRTVVGVSVGGKPVS